A stretch of the Phoenix dactylifera cultivar Barhee BC4 unplaced genomic scaffold, palm_55x_up_171113_PBpolish2nd_filt_p 000664F, whole genome shotgun sequence genome encodes the following:
- the LOC103720323 gene encoding probable beta-D-xylosidase 7, giving the protein MGIPREFHCLLFSVLLLPSLVLSVDPPFACDLSTPSTKSFTFCETTLPIDKRVDDLISRLTLEEKISQLGDSAPSIPRLGVPAYEWWSESLHGVSNWGRGMHFIGPIRTATSFPQVILTAASFNPQIWYQIGQVIGTEARAIYNNGQAQGLTFWAPNVNIFRDPRWGRGQETPGEDPVTASKYAASFVRGLQGDSFEGGSSAELKASACCKHYTAYDMDNWGGKSRFTFDAIVSAQDLEDTYQPPFKSCVEEGRASCIMCSYNSVNGVPTCADSNLLSKTARDSWGLYGYIASDCDAVATIRDAHVYAKTPEDAVGDALKAGLDLDCGNYVQEYAMSAVQQGKLSEEDINRALRNLISTRMRLGLFNGNPASQLYSNIAPNQVCTQKHQDLALEAARDGIVLLKNSINTLPLSRSKVTSLGVIGPNANSVMKLIGNYAGPPCKYITPLQVLQSYVKDTRYLSGCDTAACNPSSVSEAVQLASSVDYVVMFMGLDQDQEREGLDRVNLVLPGMQQSLITSVARAAKRPVILVLLCGGPVDITFAKYEEKIGSILWAGYPGEAGGLAIAQVIFGEHNPGGKLPVTWYPQSFTSVPMTNMRMRADPASGYPGRTYRFYTGKTVFDFGYGLSFSNYSYQFSAESENTIYMNKLISLGAFKMSDTLSYNITSMDSEACEKLKFSTVVGVKNHGPMDGKHPVLLFLRWPNVLHGRPMKQLIGFQSVHLKAGERTDVKFVVSPCKHLSRTNIDGAKVLDQGSHFLVTGKKEYQISIMA; this is encoded by the exons ATGGGAATTCCTAGAGAGTTTCATTGCCTTCTTTTCTCTGTTCTTCTGTTACCTTCCTTGGTCCTTTCAGTAGACCCACCATTTGCTTGTGATCTCTCAACCCCATCCACCAAGTCCTTTACCTTCTGTGAAACAACATTACCCATTGACAAAAGAGTGGATGATCTCATCTCACGCTTAACCTTGGAAGAGAAGATATCTCAACTCGGTGATAGCGCCCCTTCGATCCCCCGGCTCGGCGTGCCAGCCTATGAATGGTGGTCTGAGTCACTTCATGGGGTATCGAATTGGGGACGTGGCATGCACTTCATCGGCCCCATTCGCACTGCAACAAGCTTCCCTCAAGTCATACTCACTGCAGCATCCTTCAATCCCCAGATTTGGTATCAAATCGGGCAG GTTATCGGAACCGAGGCCCGGGCGATTTACAACAATGGCCAGGCACAAGGGTTAACATTCTGGGCGCCAAACGTCAATATATTCAGGGATCCCAGATGGGGAAGAGGCCAGGAGACTCCTGGTGAGGACCCGGTGACGGCAAGCAAGTATGCAGCCTCTTTTGTCAGGGGATTGCAGGGTGATTCCTTCGAAGGGGGAAGCTCTGCAGAGCTCAAGGCTTCAGCTTGCTGCAAGCACTACACTGCATATGACATGGATAATTGGGGTGGAAAATCTCGATTCACATTCGATGCCATC GTTTCAGCTCAGGATTTGGAGGACACTTACCAGCCTCCTTTCAAAAGCTGTGTTGAAGAAGGTAGAGCAAGTTGTATCATGTGCTCATACAATAGCGTCAATGGAGTCCCAACATGTGCTGATTCCAATCTCTTGTCAAAAACAGCAAGAGACTCTTGGGGGTTATATGG atACATTGCCTCGGACTGTGATGCAGTTGCCACCATCCGTGATGCTCATGTCTATGCTAAAACTCCAGAAGATGCAGTTGGAGATGCTCTCAAAGCTG gatTGGATTTGGACTGTGGCAACTACGTGCAAGAATATGCTATGTCTGCTGTCCAACAAGGAAAACTATCCGAAGAGGACATAAACCGCGCTCTCCGCAACCTGATCTCCACCAGAATGAGGCTGGGGCTCTTCAATGGAAATCCAGCATCCCAGCTCTATAGCAATATAGCTCCAAACCAAGTCTGCACACAAAAGCATCAGGACCTGGCCCTGGAAGCAGCCAGAGATGGCATCGTTCTGCTGAAGAACTCTATCAACACCCTTCCTTTGTCTAGATCGAAAGTTACATCCCTCGGCGTGATTGGCCCGAATGCGAACAGTGTTATGAAACTTATTGGTAACTATGCCGGGCCTCCATGCAAATACATCACTCCACTTCAAGTGCTGCAGAGCTATGTTAAGGACACCAGATACTTATCTGGGTGTGACACTGCTGCTTGTAATCCAAGTTCAGTCAGTGAAGCAGTCCAATTGGCAAGCTCAGTAGACTATGTGGTTATGTTCATGGGGTTGGATCAAGATCAGGAGAGGGAGGGGCTTGACAGAGTGAACTTGGTTCTCCCGGGAATGCAGCAAAGCCTCATCACCAGCGTGGCAAGAGCGGCAAAAAGGCCTGTGATCTTGGTGCTGTTATGTGGAGGTCCGGTAGATATCACATTTGCCAAGTATGAAGAGAAAATTGGAAGCATCTTGTGGGCTGGTTATCCTGGTGAGGCTGGTGGACTGGCCATTGCACAGGTTATTTTTGGAGAACATAACCCAG GGGGGAAATTGCCAGTCACTTGGTATCCACAGTCATTTACAAGTGTCCCCATGaccaacatgaggatgagagcTGACCCTGCCTCTGGATATCCAGGCCGCACCTATCGATTCTACACCGGCAAAACTGTGTTCGATTTTGGTTACGGCCTCAGCTTCTCCAATTATTCTTATCAATTTAGTGCTGAATCTGAGAACACAATCTACATGAACAAATTGATCAGTCTCGGCGCATTCAAGATGTCGGATACTCTAAGTTACAACATCACAAGTATGGACTCTGAAGCATGCGAGAAACTCAAGTTCTCAACAGTTGTTGGAGTTAAAAACCATGGACCAATGGATGGAAAGCATCCAGTGTTGCTTTTCCTGCGCTGGCCTAATGTCCTGCATGGGAGACCTATGAAACAATTGATAGGATTTCAAAGCGTGCACCTGAAGGCAGGGGAAAGAACTGATGTTAAATTTGTTGTGAGCCCATGCAAGCACCTCAGCCGAACCAACATAGATGGCGCAAAGGTGTTGGACCAGGGATCTCATTTCTTGGTGACTGGAAAGAAGGAATATCAGATCAGCATCATGGCATGA
- the LOC103720314 gene encoding uncharacterized protein LOC103720314 isoform X3: protein MSDGGSQDVVPRNQAVFGDITNVCGKRPLSLESEKNDAENKIGRYQGTQRTGFRNADFGRKLREMVEDVTARKVNTGPASEMCENVVDHKGKGVSFDDAKQPCQEGHKRDGTDSVRHTPEMDHDQSEESGLLECLMPFGSLDFKMANMEGFLNANAASNVGSSINDEGSMGSEKSCACSFCLKAAYMWTDLHYQDTRGRLAALKKSKRLARSLEARCYGHDYTSKTARDNSKKSTEIEFELMQRWRSLFLHTENVLVRETAHLHSALLRLKELRENCKRNLEVTSMVRSEK, encoded by the exons ATGAGTGATGGTGGTTCCCAAGATGTGGTTCCTCGCAACCAGGCTGTTTTTGGTGATATAACCAATGTTTGTGGCAAGAGGCCGTTGTCATTGGAGTCAGAAAAAAATGATGCTGAGAACAAGATTGGGAGGTATCAGGGCACTCAGCGGACTGGTTTTAGGAATGCTGATTTTGGAAGAAAGTTACGTGAAATGGTGGAGGATGTTACTGCCAGGAAGGTCAACACTGGTCCTGCATCTGAAATGTGTGAAAATGTGGTAGACCACAAGGGCAAGGGTGTCTCCTTTGATGATGCTAAACAACCCTGTCAAGAGGGTCATAAAAGGGATGGTACAGATTCCGTGAGACATACACCTGAAATGGATCATG ACCAGTCGGAAGAATCAGGCCTTTTAGAATGCTTGATGCCGTTTGGGTCATTGGATTTCAAAATGGCTAACATGGAGGGATTTTTAAATGCCAATGCTGCTTCAAATGTTGGATCAAGCATTAATGATGAAGGCAGCATGGGCTCAGAAAAATCTTGTGCTTGTTCTTTCTGTCTCAAAG CTGCTTATATGTGGACAGATCTTCATTACCAGGATACCAGAGGCCGGCTTGCTG CATTGAAGAAGAGCAAAAGGCTCGCTAGGTCTTTAGAAGCAAGGTGCTATGGTCATGATTATACTTCCAAAACTGCTCGAGACAACTCAAAAAAATCTACAGAGATAGAGTTTGAGCTCATGCAGCGCTGGAGATCACTTTTCCTTCATACAGAAAATGTCCTTGTGCGTGAGACTGCACATCTG CATTCTGCTCTTCTTAGGCTAAAGGAACTGAGGGAGAATTGCAAGAGAAATTTGGAGGTCACTAGCATGGTACGTTCTGAGAAGTGA
- the LOC103720314 gene encoding uncharacterized protein LOC103720314 isoform X1 produces MSDGGSQDVVPRNQAVFGDITNVCGKRPLSLESEKNDAENKIGRYQGTQRTGFRNADFGRKLREMVEDVTARKVNTGPASEMCENVVDHKGKGVSFDDAKQPCQEGHKRDGTDSVRHTPEMDHGKSSASNFSNLNIVTSKGNNVDGGECLTEDQSEESGLLECLMPFGSLDFKMANMEGFLNANAASNVGSSINDEGSMGSEKSCACSFCLKAAYMWTDLHYQDTRGRLAALKKSKRLARSLEARCYGHDYTSKTARDNSKKSTEIEFELMQRWRSLFLHTENVLVRETAHLHSALLRLKELRENCKRNLEVTSMVRSEK; encoded by the exons ATGAGTGATGGTGGTTCCCAAGATGTGGTTCCTCGCAACCAGGCTGTTTTTGGTGATATAACCAATGTTTGTGGCAAGAGGCCGTTGTCATTGGAGTCAGAAAAAAATGATGCTGAGAACAAGATTGGGAGGTATCAGGGCACTCAGCGGACTGGTTTTAGGAATGCTGATTTTGGAAGAAAGTTACGTGAAATGGTGGAGGATGTTACTGCCAGGAAGGTCAACACTGGTCCTGCATCTGAAATGTGTGAAAATGTGGTAGACCACAAGGGCAAGGGTGTCTCCTTTGATGATGCTAAACAACCCTGTCAAGAGGGTCATAAAAGGGATGGTACAGATTCCGTGAGACATACACCTGAAATGGATCATGGTAAATCTTCTGCTTCAAATTTTAGCAATTTGAATATTGTTACTTCGAAGGGAAACAATGTTGATGGTGGTGAATGTTTGACTGAAGACCAGTCGGAAGAATCAGGCCTTTTAGAATGCTTGATGCCGTTTGGGTCATTGGATTTCAAAATGGCTAACATGGAGGGATTTTTAAATGCCAATGCTGCTTCAAATGTTGGATCAAGCATTAATGATGAAGGCAGCATGGGCTCAGAAAAATCTTGTGCTTGTTCTTTCTGTCTCAAAG CTGCTTATATGTGGACAGATCTTCATTACCAGGATACCAGAGGCCGGCTTGCTG CATTGAAGAAGAGCAAAAGGCTCGCTAGGTCTTTAGAAGCAAGGTGCTATGGTCATGATTATACTTCCAAAACTGCTCGAGACAACTCAAAAAAATCTACAGAGATAGAGTTTGAGCTCATGCAGCGCTGGAGATCACTTTTCCTTCATACAGAAAATGTCCTTGTGCGTGAGACTGCACATCTG CATTCTGCTCTTCTTAGGCTAAAGGAACTGAGGGAGAATTGCAAGAGAAATTTGGAGGTCACTAGCATGGTACGTTCTGAGAAGTGA
- the LOC103720314 gene encoding uncharacterized protein LOC103720314 isoform X2: MSDGGSQDVVPRNQAVFGDITNVCGKRPLSLESEKNDAENKIGRYQGTQRTGFRNADFGRKLREMVEDVTARKVNTGPASEMCENVVDHKGKGVSFDDAKQPCQEGHKRDGTDSVRHTPEMDHGKSSASNFSNLNIVTSKGNNVDGGECLTEDQSEESGLLECLMPFGSLDFKMANMEGFLNANAASNVGSSINDEGSMGSEKSCACSFCLKAAYMWTDLHYQDTRGRLAALKKSKRLARSLEARCYGHDYTSKTARDNSKKSTEIEFELMQRWRSLFLHTENVLVRETAHLAKGTEGELQEKFGGH, from the exons ATGAGTGATGGTGGTTCCCAAGATGTGGTTCCTCGCAACCAGGCTGTTTTTGGTGATATAACCAATGTTTGTGGCAAGAGGCCGTTGTCATTGGAGTCAGAAAAAAATGATGCTGAGAACAAGATTGGGAGGTATCAGGGCACTCAGCGGACTGGTTTTAGGAATGCTGATTTTGGAAGAAAGTTACGTGAAATGGTGGAGGATGTTACTGCCAGGAAGGTCAACACTGGTCCTGCATCTGAAATGTGTGAAAATGTGGTAGACCACAAGGGCAAGGGTGTCTCCTTTGATGATGCTAAACAACCCTGTCAAGAGGGTCATAAAAGGGATGGTACAGATTCCGTGAGACATACACCTGAAATGGATCATGGTAAATCTTCTGCTTCAAATTTTAGCAATTTGAATATTGTTACTTCGAAGGGAAACAATGTTGATGGTGGTGAATGTTTGACTGAAGACCAGTCGGAAGAATCAGGCCTTTTAGAATGCTTGATGCCGTTTGGGTCATTGGATTTCAAAATGGCTAACATGGAGGGATTTTTAAATGCCAATGCTGCTTCAAATGTTGGATCAAGCATTAATGATGAAGGCAGCATGGGCTCAGAAAAATCTTGTGCTTGTTCTTTCTGTCTCAAAG CTGCTTATATGTGGACAGATCTTCATTACCAGGATACCAGAGGCCGGCTTGCTG CATTGAAGAAGAGCAAAAGGCTCGCTAGGTCTTTAGAAGCAAGGTGCTATGGTCATGATTATACTTCCAAAACTGCTCGAGACAACTCAAAAAAATCTACAGAGATAGAGTTTGAGCTCATGCAGCGCTGGAGATCACTTTTCCTTCATACAGAAAATGTCCTTGTGCGTGAGACTGCACATCTG GCTAAAGGAACTGAGGGAGAATTGCAAGAGAAATTTGGAGGTCACTAG
- the LOC120106848 gene encoding tropomyosin-1, isoforms 33/34-like produces MLSADRAEFRRASLEEIVDSTYCNTVRRIHEVDSLVFIAQSCQAETQRLSRQLEPAKKRVAELEAALAEAEARREATKAGQLAMVEVLEEERAAHSLMKSALRASEARLGEAQSEVAGLKYEAGVFHLKIEQLEAQEKRALERAENAVELFKESEEFRDMLEEETVDGFLRGFDNFRKQMARICPQFDLSTVRPRMRFGYGPDDDDDDIPAALVSEEDLAEVEAEAAEPARAEAIPRETSEVVPAAPAEAPAVDPEPAPAADPEPAPAEDPQVIPVDDEGDANEAAAS; encoded by the exons ATGCTttcagcggaccgggccgagttccggagGGCGTCGCTGGAAGAGATCGTCGACAGTACCTACTGTAATACTGTTCGG CGTATCCATGAAGTCGACTCCCTGGTGTTTATTGCCCAAAGTTGTCAGGCGGAGACTCAACGACTCAGCCGAcagttggagccggccaagaagagGGTCGCTGAGCTGGAGGCCGCGCTGGCCGAAGCCGAAGCGCGAAGGGAAGCCACCAAGGCCGGGCAACTCGCCATGGTCGAGGTGCTCGAAGAGGAGAGGGCCGCCCATTCGTTGATGAAATCGGCCCTGCGTGCCTCGGAGGCGCGCCTGGGGGAGGCCCAGTCCGAGGTCGCGGGTCTGAAGTACGAGGCTGGGGTCTTCCACCTCAAgatcgagcagctcgaggcccAGGAGAAGAGGGCGCTCGAGCGGGCCGAGAACGCCGTGGAACTCTTCAAGGAGTCAGAAGAGTTCCGCGATATGTTAGAGGAGGAGACtgtggacgggttcctccggggcttTGACAACTTCCGGAAGCAGATGGCCCGGATATGCCCCCAGTTCGAcctctcgacggtccgtccgaggatgAGGTTCGGGTACGGccccgacgacgacgacgacgatatCCCCGCTGCCCTCGTGTCCGAGGAGGACCTTGCTGAGGTCGAAGCCGAGGCAGCTGAACCGGCGAGGGCGGAGGCCATACCTCGTGAAACCAGCGAGGTTGTTCCCGCGGCGCCAGCCGAGGCCCCCGCCGTAGACCCTGAGCCCGCGCCCGCTGCAGACCCTGAGCCCGCGCCTGCTGAAGACCCGCAGGTCATTCCTGTAGACGACGAGGGTGATGCTAATGAAGCCGCCGCCTCTTAG